A DNA window from Sulfitobacter noctilucicola contains the following coding sequences:
- the ihfB gene encoding integration host factor subunit beta — MIRSELIQKIADDNPHLYQRDVERIVNTIFDEITGAMADGNRVELRGFGAFSVKKRDARVGRNPRTGETVHVDEKHVPFFKTGKLLRDRLNGKS; from the coding sequence ATGATCCGGTCAGAACTCATCCAGAAAATAGCAGATGACAATCCGCACCTCTATCAGCGGGATGTTGAGCGTATCGTGAATACTATTTTTGATGAGATCACTGGTGCGATGGCAGACGGGAACCGGGTCGAGCTGCGCGGGTTTGGTGCTTTTTCAGTCAAGAAGCGTGACGCAAGAGTGGGCCGTAACCCGAGAACGGGCGAGACCGTTCATGTAGATGAAAAGCACGTACCATTTTTCAAGACGGGGAAATTGCTCCGTGACAGGCTGAACGGGAAAAGCTGA